One Cellulomonas taurus genomic region harbors:
- a CDS encoding MDR family MFS transporter, translating to MANTAPAPDKPLVVLNQRTVWLIFASLLASMLLSSLDQSIVGTAMPTIVGELNGVEHQGWVITIYILAIAIVMPLYGKFGDLWGRRWPFLIAISLFTLASAGAGFSQTFHELVIWRGIQGLGGGGLIILSQAIIADIVPAKERGKYMGPMGALFGVSAVAGPLLGGLFTDHADWRWCFWINIPIGLAALVTAWFTLKLPSHRSGRRLDVAGIVLLTLATSGIVLVTSWTSLTGEGGYDWSDGRLIGLLLGTIAAAVLFVLVELRAAEPILPLHLFKNRTFTLATLVGLVIGMGMFASLAFLPTFLQMSTGSGVTESGLLMLPMTVGVMLTAIGSGFAITKTGRYKAFPVVGMGIATAGLAWLTTITGDMSMVLFGVMIFVLGAGLGLVMQTIVLAVQNSVDPTEIGTATSANNFFREIGAAVGTALFSTIFTTRLTERLTDVFAGAPAGQLDASAGAESLTPAVVAQLPDAVHDGVVNAYTDALAPAFWYLVPLLAVGFVLTLFLKEVKLSDVAGMVARGEAVAEAPRSAPITDAASGEERTGTSASGEPQTGAVSATARDDR from the coding sequence ATGGCGAACACCGCCCCCGCGCCGGACAAGCCGCTGGTCGTGCTCAACCAGCGCACCGTCTGGCTGATCTTCGCCAGCCTGCTCGCGAGCATGCTGCTGTCCTCCCTCGACCAGTCCATCGTCGGCACCGCGATGCCGACCATCGTCGGCGAGCTCAACGGCGTCGAGCACCAGGGCTGGGTCATCACGATCTACATCCTGGCGATCGCGATCGTGATGCCGCTCTACGGCAAGTTCGGCGACCTGTGGGGCCGCCGCTGGCCGTTCCTCATCGCGATCAGCCTGTTCACCCTGGCCTCGGCCGGTGCCGGCTTCTCCCAGACCTTCCACGAGCTGGTGATCTGGCGCGGCATCCAGGGCCTCGGCGGCGGCGGTCTGATCATCCTGTCCCAGGCGATCATCGCCGACATCGTGCCCGCCAAGGAGCGCGGCAAGTACATGGGTCCGATGGGGGCGCTGTTCGGCGTCTCCGCGGTCGCCGGTCCGCTGCTCGGCGGCCTGTTCACCGACCACGCCGACTGGCGCTGGTGCTTCTGGATCAACATCCCGATCGGCCTGGCCGCCCTGGTCACCGCCTGGTTCACCCTGAAGCTGCCCAGCCACCGCTCGGGTCGCAGGCTGGACGTGGCCGGGATCGTGCTGCTCACCCTGGCGACCTCCGGCATCGTGCTGGTCACCAGCTGGACCTCGCTGACCGGTGAGGGCGGCTACGACTGGTCCGACGGCCGGCTGATCGGTCTGCTGCTCGGCACGATCGCCGCCGCGGTGCTCTTCGTGCTGGTCGAGCTGCGGGCCGCCGAGCCGATCCTGCCGCTGCACCTGTTCAAGAACCGCACCTTCACCCTGGCGACCCTGGTCGGCCTGGTGATCGGCATGGGCATGTTCGCCTCGCTGGCCTTCCTGCCGACCTTCCTGCAGATGTCCACCGGCTCCGGGGTCACCGAATCCGGTCTGCTCATGCTGCCGATGACGGTGGGCGTCATGCTGACCGCGATCGGCTCCGGCTTCGCGATCACCAAGACCGGCCGGTACAAGGCGTTCCCGGTGGTCGGCATGGGCATCGCCACCGCCGGACTGGCGTGGCTGACCACCATCACCGGTGACATGTCGATGGTGCTGTTCGGCGTGATGATCTTCGTCCTCGGTGCCGGACTCGGCCTGGTGATGCAGACCATCGTGCTGGCGGTGCAGAACTCGGTGGACCCGACGGAGATCGGGACCGCGACCAGCGCGAACAACTTCTTCCGGGAGATCGGCGCCGCCGTCGGCACCGCGCTGTTCTCCACCATCTTCACCACCCGGCTCACCGAGCGGCTGACCGATGTGTTCGCCGGTGCACCGGCGGGTCAGCTGGACGCCTCCGCCGGGGCCGAGTCGCTCACCCCGGCCGTGGTCGCGCAGCTGCCGGACGCCGTGCACGACGGCGTGGTCAACGCCTACACCGACGCGCTGGCCCCGGCGTTCTGGTACCTGGTGCCGCTGCTGGCGGTCGGGTTCGTGCTGACCCTGTTCCTCAAGGAGGTCAAGCTCTCCGACGTGGCGGGGATGGTGGCCCGTGGCGAGGCGGTGGCCGAGGCGCCCCGTTCCGCCCCGATCACCGACGCCGCCTCCGGCGAGGAGCGGACCGGGACCTCCGCGAGCGGCGAGCCGCAGACCGGCGCCGTCTCGGCCACCGCACGGGACGACAGGTAG
- a CDS encoding TetR/AcrR family transcriptional regulator — translation MQEVDESLRARKKRARLEALVDATHRLAAAHGLEHVTVEAISAEAGCSVRTFFNYFESKDDAVLGMTQWSFDSEAGEIFASGGPTGDLLADMQALVGVVLDHPPLGKERMARAFDLAKGHPDLLVRAYSLIQQHHEETAELVRRRLGADCDEATTHLVGGLLMSLAHSTFVRWDSSGQHGEVQEYLPSVVSDLAGILSTPVRPLTPRS, via the coding sequence ATGCAAGAAGTCGACGAGAGTCTGCGCGCCCGGAAGAAGCGCGCACGCCTGGAAGCTCTCGTCGACGCCACCCACCGGCTGGCCGCCGCACACGGGCTAGAGCACGTCACCGTCGAGGCGATCAGCGCCGAGGCCGGATGCAGCGTCCGCACGTTCTTCAACTACTTCGAGTCGAAGGACGACGCGGTGCTGGGCATGACCCAGTGGAGCTTCGACTCCGAGGCAGGGGAGATCTTCGCCTCCGGCGGACCCACCGGCGACCTGCTGGCCGACATGCAGGCGCTGGTCGGCGTCGTGCTCGACCACCCCCCGCTCGGCAAGGAACGGATGGCCCGCGCCTTCGACCTGGCCAAGGGCCACCCCGACCTGCTGGTCCGGGCCTACTCCCTGATCCAACAGCACCACGAGGAGACGGCCGAGCTGGTCCGCCGCCGCCTCGGTGCCGACTGCGACGAGGCCACCACCCACCTGGTGGGCGGCCTCCTGATGAGCCTGGCGCACAGCACCTTCGTGCGCTGGGACTCCTCCGGTCAGCACGGGGAGGTGCAGGAGTATTTGCCTTCCGTCGTCAGCGACCTGGCGGGCATCCTGTCCACCCCCGTGCGGCCCCTCACCCCCCGATCCTGA
- the dhaM gene encoding dihydroxyacetone kinase phosphoryl donor subunit DhaM: MTPSVALVLVSHSALIAEGLRDLAGQMAPGVLIVPAGGDPAGGLGTSVDLVTAAIEQAAEDGRDVLVLTDLGSATLTTEMVLELLDEEVASRVRLAQAPLVEGAVVAGVEAAGGAGIDAVQAAAERAGSAPASSAVEPEQPSDTGAISGQVTVRNPLGLHARPAAVLSRMMAGFDAQVQVDGVNGASVLELMQLGATQGQVLTISATGPQARAAVDAFIGAVDEGFGEI, encoded by the coding sequence ATGACGCCGAGCGTCGCCCTGGTGTTGGTCTCGCACTCGGCGTTGATCGCCGAGGGGCTGCGGGACCTGGCCGGGCAGATGGCGCCGGGGGTGCTGATCGTTCCGGCCGGCGGCGATCCCGCCGGTGGGCTGGGCACCTCGGTTGACCTGGTCACCGCGGCGATCGAACAGGCGGCGGAGGACGGCCGCGACGTGCTCGTGCTCACCGACCTCGGGTCGGCCACGCTGACCACGGAGATGGTGCTCGAGCTGCTGGACGAGGAGGTGGCGAGCCGGGTGCGCCTGGCGCAGGCACCACTGGTCGAGGGAGCCGTCGTCGCCGGGGTCGAGGCCGCCGGTGGCGCCGGGATCGACGCGGTGCAGGCCGCCGCCGAGCGGGCCGGGTCCGCCCCGGCGTCCTCGGCCGTCGAGCCGGAGCAGCCGTCGGACACCGGGGCGATCAGCGGGCAGGTCACGGTGAGGAACCCGCTCGGTCTGCACGCCCGGCCGGCGGCGGTGCTGTCCCGGATGATGGCCGGTTTCGACGCCCAGGTGCAGGTCGACGGGGTGAACGGGGCCAGTGTGCTGGAGCTGATGCAGCTGGGTGCGACCCAGGGTCAGGTGCTCACGATCAGCGCGACCGGACCGCAGGCCCGGGCGGCGGTGGACGCCTTCATCGGTGCGGTGGACGAAGGCTTCGGAGAGATCTGA
- the dhaL gene encoding dihydroxyacetone kinase subunit DhaL, whose amino-acid sequence MAGSLGVDWAVAWTRRTAQVVADHRSELIELDRQIGDGDHGENLTRGFSAVVAKLDGLSAPPADPGEVLKLVATTLMSTVGGAAGPLYGTAYLRAAKVTGVPELDAHGVVALLEAALEGIVARGKATTGEKTMVDAWTPAVEAAVTAADQGASPAAVLAAAAEAARAGAEATTGMLATKGRASYLGERSVGHQDPGATSTALILAAAAETAA is encoded by the coding sequence ATGGCGGGAAGCCTGGGCGTGGACTGGGCGGTGGCGTGGACGCGACGCACCGCACAGGTGGTGGCCGATCACCGCAGTGAGCTGATCGAGCTCGACCGGCAGATCGGCGACGGCGATCACGGGGAGAACCTGACCCGGGGCTTCAGCGCCGTGGTGGCCAAGCTGGACGGGTTGTCGGCGCCGCCCGCGGACCCGGGGGAGGTGCTCAAGCTGGTCGCCACCACCCTGATGTCGACGGTGGGCGGCGCCGCGGGTCCGCTCTACGGCACCGCCTATCTGCGTGCGGCGAAGGTGACCGGCGTGCCGGAGCTGGACGCCCACGGGGTGGTGGCCCTGCTGGAGGCGGCCCTGGAGGGCATCGTGGCCCGGGGCAAGGCGACCACCGGGGAGAAGACCATGGTCGACGCCTGGACCCCGGCGGTGGAGGCGGCGGTCACCGCCGCCGACCAGGGTGCGTCCCCGGCGGCGGTGCTGGCGGCGGCGGCCGAGGCGGCCCGGGCGGGCGCCGAGGCCACGACCGGCATGCTGGCGACCAAGGGCCGGGCGTCCTACCTGGGTGAGCGGTCGGTCGGTCACCAGGATCCGGGGGCCACCTCGACGGCGCTGATCCTGGCCGCGGCGGCGGAGACGGCGGCATGA
- the dhaK gene encoding dihydroxyacetone kinase subunit DhaK yields MKKLINDPQNVVAESVEGFALVHADRVTMHTDPLFVSRAGGAVAGKVGLVSGGGSGHEPLHAGFVGDGMLDAAVPGAMFTSPTPDAIAPAIAAADSGAGVLAIVKNYTGDVLNFETAAELAEADDITVRTVIVNDDVAVEDSLYTAGRRGVAGTVAVEKIAGAAAARGDDLDAVTAVAEQVIANVRSMGVALSACTVPHAGKPSFDLPEDEIEIGIGIHGEPGRHRIPLAPADDITRMLLDPVADDLGLTSGENVLLFVNGMGGTPLSELFVVYRQAHKLLTERGVTVTRSLVGNYVTSLEMQGASVTVLRLDDELTALWDAPVSTPALHW; encoded by the coding sequence GTGAAGAAGCTCATCAACGATCCGCAGAACGTGGTCGCCGAGTCGGTGGAGGGCTTCGCGCTCGTCCACGCCGACCGGGTGACGATGCACACCGACCCGCTCTTCGTCAGCCGGGCCGGTGGCGCGGTGGCGGGCAAGGTCGGTCTGGTCTCCGGGGGTGGCAGCGGGCACGAGCCGCTGCACGCCGGATTCGTCGGTGACGGGATGCTGGACGCGGCGGTGCCGGGGGCGATGTTCACCTCCCCGACCCCGGACGCGATCGCCCCGGCCATCGCCGCCGCCGACTCCGGCGCCGGGGTGCTCGCGATCGTGAAGAACTACACCGGCGACGTGCTGAACTTCGAGACCGCCGCCGAGCTGGCCGAGGCCGATGACATCACCGTGCGTACCGTGATCGTGAACGACGACGTCGCGGTGGAGGACTCGCTGTACACCGCCGGGCGCCGCGGGGTCGCGGGCACCGTGGCGGTGGAGAAGATCGCCGGGGCCGCGGCGGCCCGGGGCGACGACCTGGACGCGGTGACCGCGGTGGCCGAGCAGGTGATCGCGAACGTCCGGTCGATGGGGGTCGCGCTGTCGGCCTGCACCGTGCCGCACGCCGGCAAGCCCTCCTTCGACCTGCCGGAGGACGAGATCGAGATCGGGATCGGCATCCACGGCGAGCCGGGTCGGCACCGGATCCCGCTGGCCCCCGCCGACGACATCACCCGGATGCTGCTGGACCCGGTGGCCGACGACCTCGGGCTGACCAGCGGGGAGAACGTGCTGCTGTTCGTCAACGGCATGGGTGGCACGCCGCTGAGCGAGCTGTTCGTCGTCTATCGTCAGGCCCACAAGCTGCTGACCGAGCGCGGGGTCACCGTGACCCGGTCGTTGGTCGGCAACTATGTGACATCACTGGAGATGCAGGGCGCCTCGGTCACTGTGCTCCGGCTGGACGACGAGCTGACGGCACTGTGGGACGCGCCGGTCAGCACGCCCGCGTTGCACTGGTGA
- a CDS encoding bifunctional folylpolyglutamate synthase/dihydrofolate synthase produces the protein MSKPNADALAAQARREADEVYAGILARRPEHDIDPTLDRVAQVCELLGDPQRAYRVVHVTGTNGKTSTARMIERLVREHGLRTGRFTSPHLHRVTERIAIDGEPISDEDFVATWQDVAPYVHMVDLREQEQGRPGLSFFEVFTVMALAAFADAPVDVAVIEVGMGGRWDATNVVDAEVAVITPVAYDHERWLGHSLVEIAGEKAGIVKDGSTLVLATQQEEAESVILGEAAAKGARVIREGIDIEVLDRQVAVGGQLLSLRGTGGVYTEVFLPLFGAHQAHNALAALAATEALMAGGGALDGGVVEAAFATVDSPGRLEIVRSSPTVIVDGAHNPAGAESLAAALDEAFAFQRVVGVVGMMADKDVEGILATLEPALAEIVVTRASSNERSMEVDDLAEVAVDVFGEDRVHVRERLDDAVTLASDLAEGGVERGAGVVVTGSIFLVAEARVLYGRV, from the coding sequence ATGAGCAAGCCGAATGCCGATGCGCTCGCGGCCCAGGCGCGCCGGGAGGCCGACGAGGTCTACGCCGGGATCCTGGCCCGTCGACCGGAGCACGACATCGACCCGACCCTGGACCGGGTGGCGCAGGTGTGCGAGCTGCTGGGTGACCCGCAGCGCGCCTACCGGGTGGTGCACGTGACCGGGACGAACGGCAAGACCTCCACCGCCCGGATGATCGAGCGACTGGTGCGCGAGCACGGCCTGCGCACCGGCCGGTTCACCAGCCCACACCTGCACCGGGTCACCGAGCGGATCGCGATCGACGGCGAGCCGATCAGCGACGAGGACTTCGTGGCGACCTGGCAGGACGTGGCCCCGTACGTGCACATGGTCGATCTGCGCGAGCAGGAGCAGGGGCGGCCCGGCCTGAGCTTCTTCGAGGTGTTCACCGTGATGGCGTTGGCGGCCTTCGCCGACGCCCCGGTCGACGTCGCCGTGATCGAGGTCGGGATGGGTGGCCGCTGGGACGCCACCAATGTGGTCGACGCCGAGGTCGCGGTGATCACCCCGGTGGCCTACGACCACGAGCGCTGGCTCGGGCACTCCCTGGTCGAGATCGCCGGGGAGAAGGCCGGGATCGTCAAGGACGGCTCCACCCTGGTGCTGGCGACCCAGCAGGAGGAGGCCGAGTCGGTCATCCTCGGCGAGGCGGCGGCCAAGGGCGCTCGGGTGATCCGGGAGGGCATCGACATCGAGGTGCTGGACCGGCAGGTCGCGGTGGGCGGTCAGCTGCTCTCGCTGCGCGGCACCGGCGGTGTCTACACCGAGGTGTTCCTGCCGCTGTTCGGCGCGCACCAGGCGCACAACGCCCTGGCGGCCCTGGCGGCGACCGAGGCGCTGATGGCCGGTGGTGGTGCCCTGGACGGCGGTGTGGTCGAGGCGGCCTTCGCCACGGTGGACTCGCCGGGCCGGTTGGAGATCGTGCGCAGCAGCCCGACCGTGATCGTGGACGGCGCGCACAACCCGGCCGGTGCCGAGTCGCTGGCTGCCGCCCTGGACGAGGCATTCGCCTTCCAGCGGGTGGTCGGGGTGGTCGGCATGATGGCGGACAAGGACGTGGAGGGGATCCTCGCGACCTTGGAACCGGCGCTGGCCGAGATCGTGGTCACCCGCGCGTCGTCGAACGAGCGGTCGATGGAGGTCGACGACCTGGCCGAGGTCGCGGTCGACGTCTTCGGTGAGGACCGGGTGCATGTCCGCGAGCGGCTGGACGACGCGGTGACCCTGGCCAGCGATCTGGCCGAGGGCGGGGTGGAGCGCGGCGCCGGTGTGGTGGTGACCGGATCGATCTTCCTGGTCGCCGAGGCGCGGGTGCTGTACGGCCGGGTCTGA